Sequence from the Vibrio alfacsensis genome:
AGCAACACCCCGCGATTGATATTGCTGGCAACGCATCACGAATTGAGAGCGCGATAAAGATTGATGATTACACGGTAAAAGTGACCCTAAAAGACGCTAACGCCTTTGGCAAATATGAAGCGTTAGGTGAGGGAGTGTTAATCGTACCAGAGCATATTTGGTCACACGTAACCTCGCCAGCTCAAGAGATCAATGCAGAGCCTGTCGGTACTGGGCCGTTTACTCAAATTGAACGTTTTACACCGCAAGTCTATGTGCAGTGTAAAAATCCGCATTACTGGAATGCAGAGCTGGCCATCAACTGTTTGGAATTTCCTCAGTACTCAAGCAATGATGCTGCGTTGGAAATGCTGATGAAAGGCAGTGTTGATTGGGCGGGTATTTTTATTCCAGATATTGAACATACTTACACCAAAACTAGTGACAACAATCATTATTGGTTTCCATCTAATGATGGTGTGCGTCTTGCTTTTAACTTTGAAACAACCAATGAAAATGCACGCAAAGCGTTCAGTGAAGTGAACTTTCGTAAAGCGGTGAGTCTTGCGATGGACCGTGAAGCGATGATGTATATCGGCTCTTACGGTTACGTTGAAGGTGATAATCCTGCGACAAACTTGCCTAAGGGACTGTGGGGTTGGCGGGATGAACAGGCCGATAATACGTGGTCTCAGTATTACCAATATGATCTGAAAAAAGCCAAGGCGTATTTGGAGCAAGGCGGCTTTAAAGATACTGATGGTGATGGCTATGTGAACAACCCGGATGGTTCGAAGTTCTCATTCCGTATCCAAGTACCGAGTGGCTGGAGTGATTGGATCAACAATGCGTCGATTGTCGTTGAAGGTCTGCGCTTTATAGGCGTGGATGCGACGATAGTGACACCTGAGGTCAATGCGTACGCGACCAACTGGATGCAAAACAATTTTGAAGCGGGACTGGTATCGGGGGGGTTACAACCATCAATTTGGGCTTTCTATTCTTACACCATGCATTCTAAATATGCACAAACCGGCTTGTGGTGGTCGACATCAATGCATAATTACCGCAATGCAGAGATCGATTCGCTGATTGATACGCTAGCGGTGACGGATGAAAAAACCAAACAACGTCAGTTGATTTCACAAATAGAGCAGCACTATGCCGATAACGTGGTGCAAATTCCCCTTTACTACAATGCGGTTTGGTATCAGTACAACGACAGCCGTTTCACTGGTTGGGCAAATAAAGACAATCAAATTACTAATCCGGCCCCTTTTGCTGGTGCGGCAAGA
This genomic interval carries:
- a CDS encoding ABC transporter substrate-binding protein, giving the protein MKKLLFSSLLSMAMFSNAGQAADQISMPNLKVLAESSNGWVKNFNPWIGGRTNFVYEPLVIFDPYHSEVEHMWLAESYETAADMKSITVKLRQNVKWSDGEAFNADDVIFSYLYPKQHPAIDIAGNASRIESAIKIDDYTVKVTLKDANAFGKYEALGEGVLIVPEHIWSHVTSPAQEINAEPVGTGPFTQIERFTPQVYVQCKNPHYWNAELAINCLEFPQYSSNDAALEMLMKGSVDWAGIFIPDIEHTYTKTSDNNHYWFPSNDGVRLAFNFETTNENARKAFSEVNFRKAVSLAMDREAMMYIGSYGYVEGDNPATNLPKGLWGWRDEQADNTWSQYYQYDLKKAKAYLEQGGFKDTDGDGYVNNPDGSKFSFRIQVPSGWSDWINNASIVVEGLRFIGVDATIVTPEVNAYATNWMQNNFEAGLVSGGLQPSIWAFYSYTMHSKYAQTGLWWSTSMHNYRNAEIDSLIDTLAVTDEKTKQRQLISQIEQHYADNVVQIPLYYNAVWYQYNDSRFTGWANKDNQITNPAPFAGAARLVHLMHIKPK